The bacterium sequence CTTCAATGTCACAAAGGACAGCCCGAATCATGCTGGAACAGCGATGAGTGTTTCGAATCTTGGGAATCTGGAGGCGATATCCGACCCTGTGAAATCAGCAACCCAACCCTCAGGAGTCGTAAACGTCCGGATTGCTTTCAGTAGCGGTCGCGGACCCATATCGAACCAGTGTCTGGTGTGCGCCGGTACATCGATAAAATCGCCTCGTTCGCAGAGGACTGCGTAGACGCGTTCGTTCGTGTGAATATAGAAAAGGCCGCAGCCATCCACAAAGAATCGAGCTTCATCTTCGCTGTGGGTGTGTTCTTCCAGAAATTTCTTGCGGAGCTCGGGATGATTCGGCATTTCCGGATGCACCGAGATGACATCTGCCGTGACAAATCCACATCGTTCCATCAGTTCTCGCACCGGCCTGTCGTAGGCGGCAAGTATTTCTTCCTGAGTCGAATCTTTTGTAAGCTCCCGGTCTGCGGTCCAGCGTTCGAAGTGGATTCTGACTTCGCGCAGTTTTGCTGCGATTTCTTCAAACACCGTGAACTCCTGACAGTCCTTAGAATTGTCTTCTTCAAAAAGTTTCAACAGACTCATAAGTTTTAACCTTTATCATTAATCATAAGTTTACGGTATTCGCATTCCAACAAAAATTCAAATGCCTCCGTATGCCGGAGGGCTTCCGCAAGATCTCTTCCCCAGCAGTAGAGGCCATGGCCCGCGATCAAAAAACCGTGTACGCCCGGTTTTTTTTCGAGATAAGGAAGGACCATTTGAGCCAGAGATCTCATATCCTGATCGTTTGGAAAAACCGGGATGTGCTCCGTGTGTAAATGTGTTGAAATCCCGCGCAACGCTTTCAACATTTCATATCCATGCACCGAGAGAAGATTGCGAAGTGAGGAAAGGACGGTTGCAAAGACCGAATGGGTGTGAAGAACCGCCCCGATTTCCGGATCATGCTTGTATAACTCACAGTGAAGATATGTTTCCGCCGATGCTTTTTGGCTACTTTCTTCCCGCGGATTGCCCTCCAGATCGATCAGTAATAGATCACCCTCGGTCAGTTTTCCCTTATCCAATCCGGATGCTGTAATCAGAACTGTATTTGGATCAACGCGCGCAGAGTAGTTGCTGCTGGTGGCAAGTGACCATCGGCGTTCGTAGAAGAGATGACTGATCCGTACAATCTCCGATCGTAGATCGTTCGTTGTCATATCTATGTAGTGGCAGAGCATTTGCCACTGTTTCTGAAATGATTTATAGCTGAAAATGCTTGCAACAGGACGAACCTACTCTTTTTGAGCAAATGCTCTGCTTGCCAGATTTGCAGAGCATTTTCACGCCAGTGATAATTTCGACGCAAGATCTGAGTGTTTGCGCCTAACATGCTTTTAAACGCCATATGGAAAATGCTCTGCCACTACTAAATGATACAATGAAAGTTTCCCACGGATTTACATGATGGATGCTATTACCTGGATCTGGCTGATTGCCGGTATCCTTTTGATCGCAACAGAATTTTTCCTGCCAGGACTGGTGGTGTGTTTTCTGGGTCTGGCAGCAATCATCGTTGCCGGACTTCGCTGGCTTGGTTTTTTCCCGGGCCTGATGGAGTCATTTACTGTCTGGTTTTTTACCTCGATTGTTTTGTTGCTTGGTCTTCGTCATTTTTTGCTGAGGTGGATCCCCTCCGAAAGCACTTATTCCTATACAGACGAGGATGTGATGGCTCTCGGATCGATCGTTGAAGTTGTGCAGACAGTCAGCGATTCTAACCAGCAAGGACGAATCCGGTTTGCAGGGACCACCTGGCCTGCTATCACGCGGGAGGGCACACTTTTACCCGGTCAAAAAGCGAAGCTGCTATACCGCGATAACCTTGTGTGGGTGGTTGAATCGCATCAGGAACTCTCTTCCTCAGTTGAAAAGGAATCTTGAACAGAAGTACGCAAAGACCGCAAAGAATTTATTAATCTTTGCTTCCTTTGCGACCTTCTGTTCAAAAAGGAGAAATGTATGTTTACAACGTTGATAACGATACCGACGCTTCTGCTTTTGTTCATTGTCTGGAAAATGTTTGTTGTGGTGCCGATGAGAGAAGCGTGCATCAAGGAACGCCTTGGAAAGTTCGGCGGGACTTTGTTACCGGGGTTTCATTTTCTAATTCCATTTGTCGATCGCATCGCTTACAAACATGAGATGCGGGAACAGGTTATCGATGTGCCGCCGCAGGTTTGCATCACCCGCGATAACGTACAGGTGGAAGTGGACGGAATCGTATACTTCAAGGTGATGGATCCGGTAAAAGCGAGTTATGGAATCGGCGATTACCGTCTTGCCGGGATCAGCCTGGCACAAACAACCATGCGTTCTGAAATCGGCAAGCTGGTTCTGGATGACACATTTTCTGAAAGGGAGAAGGTGAACGAAAATATCGTGCGGGAAATCGATAAGGCTTCGGAACCGTGGGGTGTGAAGATGATCCGGTACGAAATTCGGAATATCACACCTTCCAAACACATGCTGGAAACGATGGAAAAACAGATGGAAGCAGAGCGCCAAAAACGCGCCGAGATTACGATGGCGTTGGGACAAAAAGAGTCACGCATCAATCTATCGACAGGAGAAAGACAGGAAGCGATTAACCTCTCCGAAGGAGAAAAACAAAAGAGAATTAACGAAGCTGTAGGGAAAGCGAAGGAGATCGAGATTCTGGCCGAGGCTTCCGCGCGCGGAATTGCCCGCATTGCCGCCGCAATTCGCAAACCGGGCGGAAAGCAGGCGATTAAAATGCGCGTGCTGGAACAATACATCGAAGAAGTTGGACAGATCATCAGGAATGCAAATGTGACCGTAGTCCCGCAACAGATGGCGAACATGAAAGCTTTCTTTGAAGGGATCGGCGCCATTACACAGGGAATGAGCGATCATTCAACCGATGATGCGATACCTGCGCCGCCGCCGTTAAGCTCCGCCCGTGCACGCGACATCAGGAGGCAATCATGAATGTTTTTGATTTCGCTGTCTGGGGAATTCTTGCGCTGATTCTTGTCGTAAAACTTGTCCGTTCGATCCGCATCGTTCCTACAAAATCCGCATACATAGTGGAACGCCTTGGAAAATACAGCAGAACACTGGGTCCCGGTTTCCATCTGTTGGTTCCGTTTTTCGAACGGGTGGCATACATCCAGGATCTGAAAGAAGAGACGATCAATGTGCCGCCGCAGGAATGTTTCACAACGGACAACGTTCAGGTGGAGGTCGATGGCGTAATCTACATCAGTGTTATGGATCCTGTGAAGGCCAGTTATGGAATTACCGATTACCGTTATGGCGCAATACAGATGGCCCAAACCACCGTTCGTTCCATCATCGGAACGCTCGAACTGGACAAGACGTTTGAAGAACGGGATCTAATCAATTCGAAGATTGTCGGCGTATTGAATGATGTCGGTATGACATGGGGAATTCTGGTTCACAGGTACGAAGTGAAAAACATTGTGCCGCCTGCATCGGTCAAGAACGCAATGGAACAACAGATGCGGGCCGAACGGGAACGCCGCGCGCTGCTGGCCCAATCGGAAGGAGATAAACAGAGCAGGGTCAATAATTCGGAAGGGTTGCTTCAGGAAGCCGTAAACAAGTCGGAAGGAGAAATGCAAAAACGGATCAACGAAGCGGAGGGACGGGCGCGAGAGATCGAATCCATCGCCGGCGCTACGGCTGAAGCCATTGAAAAACTGGCAGCAGTCATCACAGAAGAGGGTGGCGCAGAAGCGGTTCAGCTGCGACTTGCTCAACAGTATCTTCACCAGCTGAGTGGTCTGGCAAAACCAGGGACTTCTGTGCTCTTACCGGCCGATTTGATGAGACTCGATCATCTCCTGGAAGACGCCGGTCTCAAACCAAAAGAGTAAATCAAGGGAGTTTGGTGAAGAAGCGGTGCCAGCGCGGAGAGTAATGCTGATTCGGGTTCAATGAGGCGACGACACACCGACTGCGCGCCCCACAATCTTGCCACGATTCACAGGGCCGAAGTGCCGGGAATCGAAACTGTTATCCCGGTTGTCACCCATCACGAAGTAATGATTCGCGGGAACTTGAATCGCATCAAACGACTTCAAAGAAGGTCTTCCCGGTGTGATCATCACAGGGTGTTTTCGTCCACTCAAATCTTCTGTTGAAAAATGAAAGAAGGACCGCTCTTCCAATGGAATTTCTCTGATCACGCTTGCGTCCAGTGAATCGTATTGGACGCTCTTCCCATTTACATAAAGCTGATTGTCCTTAAGCTCAATTTTGTCTCCCGGAAGTCCCACGACCCGTTTCACCAGTCGCTTTCCATCGAATGGCGAGAATAGAACCACCACCTCTCCGCGCTTGGGATCATTCCAATGAGCCACCTGAGAAGTGGTGAATGGAATTTTCAAATCATACGCGAGTTTGTTTACAAAAATGCGATCCCCTTCCATGATTGTCGGCTTCATCGAGCCGGTCGGCACATCGTTCCAATCGGCGATGGCCGAACGAAATGAAGAAGTGATGATCAGAATGACAAGAAGCGGTTTCATCCATTCTTGCCAGAATTTAGCGGATTTAGCTTTCCAAGCAATACTCATCCCGATAACTCCAAGCTATAACCAAGTAGTGCGGGCGTCCCGCCTGCAAGGGTGCGCAGACGAGACGTCCGCGCTACAAGAATAATAATAAAGTTCAATAGTTCGAACCACCCCTTGGCGTCCTGGCGTCCTGGCGGTTAATATTAGACATTCTGGAGGTACACATGAAGCGGTTTGTTCTCTCAATTTTGATCCTTACTTTCTCAGTATTTTTTGCTGATTCTTCTTTCGGGCAGGAAACTCCTTCTTCCGGTTTCCGGGCCGAATTTCTAAAACAATTGGACGCTGTGTCGGAGAAGATCGTCGAATTGGCCGAAGCGGTCCCGGCTGAGAAATATTCTTGGCGCCCTTCCGAGGGAGTACGTTCCATCAGCGAAGTGTACGTTCATATTGCCGCCGGAAACTATTTCTTGATGAAATTCATGGGAATTCAGCCTCCTGCTGATTTCAACCGCGACATGGAAAAAAACATTACCGAAAAAGCTCAGGTGATCGCTGCCATCAAGAAGTCCGTGGAACATCTCCGCCAGGCAGCTTTGAAAACTTCGGATGCGGATCTCGAAAAATCGGTGGAATTGTTCGGGCAAAACACGACATACCGCGATGTATTTTTTACTGCAACCATGCATCTTCATGAACATCTGGGGCAGTCGATTGCGTACGCACGCATGAACGGCGTTGTTCCTCCCTGGAGTGCGTCGAACTAACTTGACTTTGGAACATGTTCCAGGGTCTATCATGGACGTTGATGACCGGCAGAACGAAGGAGTTTTTACTTTCGGGAGAACTGGCGCGCTTATCGGGAGTCAGTCCGGATACCATCCGCTATTACGAGCGGAAAGGATTGATTCAGAGACCGGAACGTTCGCAAAACCGCTACCGCAAATATCCTGTCGAATCACTGGACCGCGTGCGCATCATTCGTTCGGCTCTGGCAGTAGGTTTTACGATTGCCGAGCTTAGCAAAATCTTCCAGATCCGCGATCGAGGTGGCAACCCGTGTCATAGAGTGCAGCAGGTTGCGCAGGAAAAGCTGAAAGCGATTGAAGTTCAAATCAAAGAACTCATCCGGGCGAAGCAGGATTTGCAGAGCTGTGTAGATGAGTGGGAGAGCCTCCTCGCGCATACCGGGCCAGGGAAGAGGGCTTTGCTACTGGAAAAACTTGCGAGAAAACAGAACGTTCAGATCACGCCATCCTCTCCACTGATTCCAGCAGGTCTGAAAAAGAAAAAGGAGAAACGCCATGAATAGGATTCTGTGCATTCTTTTATTGTTCTTTTGTCCTTTTGCATTTGCTGAGGACACCGCCTGTCCGCATCACGCAGAGCATCAGGGACAAATGGAGCAGCGGGGCGATCGCGTGATGGGTTTCGATCACACGAAAACGATTCATCATTTCCTGTTGAAACAGGATGGCGGTGTGATCGTAGCTGAGGCAAGGGAAGCAAAGGACCTGGAAAGCATCGAAAATATTAGAAAGCATTTTGTAGAGATCAAGGAGCTTTTTTCGCAAGGAGACTTTTCAAAGCCAAAGGAAATTCATGAACGGGTTCCGCCTGGAGTCGAGGAAATGATTCTTCACCGGAATAAAATCACGTACAGTTTTCACGAGACGGAGTTGGGTGGCGAGGTTCGGATCAAAACTGCAAGCGAGGAAGCGCGAAAGGCCATCCACGCATTTTTGCGATTTCAGATTGAGGATCATCACACGGGCGATTCTTTGGAAGTTCAGTCAGATTAAAGATGCGGATCGCATTTCCGCCGGTTACGCGGAAATAATCAGCAGAGTTGAGCTTCTCCGCAAGCGTTTTCAGTAGCTCCTGATAACGACCATAGTGATTGCGCCCGAAGTATGTAGCGTCAGTCCCAAATAAGACCGCGGCGCCGCCCAGTTGTTCGATCGCTGTGAGGACCGAGCCAATGTCCGCCTGCGATGTCTCGAGATAGATTTTTGCGTCCTGCTTTTTTCGTGCCTCCGCCGCTACACGAATTGCATCGTCATGAGGGCCGAAAAAACCCATATGATAGAGAACGAAAGGAACCGCGGGGTGTTCTCTTGCCAGCGCGTAAATGTCTTGTGGATCGGAATTGGAACCAGTTCGTCCCGAATGAAAAACTGCTGCAAGCTTATATCTCTCGCATAATTTCAAGTAATCCTGGATGCGTTCCTCCTCTACGTTGAATTGATTGAACTCCGGATGAAATTTGACGCCAACGAAAATCCCATTTTCATCCGCGAGCAGTTTTTCGAGATTCGACGCGGAACCATCCTTCGGCCTTGCCCAGAAAAGGCCGCGAAACTGTTCAGGATGCCGCTTTACAAAATTTACTGTTTCTAGATTTGTTTTTAATTCATCCAGATTTTTTGTAATGCGCGGAAGGTTTGCGCCATCGAGATTCGAAACCAATCCGTAATGGACCCGGTAACGATTCATGTTTTCCAACAGGAATTTTTCCCCGATTTCGAAGCCGCGGAACGAGCCGATATGTGTGTGTACATCAATCAAACAAGAGTCTTCTTGAGCAGATGCTGTAAACGCTAGAGTTAGCAATAAAAGCAGTCGAAGTGAGTGGATCATATTAACAAAGTAGCGCGGGCGTCTTGCCGGCGATCTTCAGAATATACGCATTTCACTCTCAAACGGATTGATTTCATAGCTCGGGGTAGCCAATCCGGAACCTTTTTTGTGGATTTCATCCCAGACTGCTTTGATCATTCAATATTTTGCATAAGTATAGATGGCGAAGTGACAAGGAGAAAACCATGAAAGAGATTGTTGGTTTATTTATGCTGCTTTACACGCTTGGCGAAGTCGCTTTAGATCGCGAACGTCCGGAAGTCTTCTTGTACAAACTGGAACGCTATTCTAAGGGAAAATCGTTGTGTGTGTCAGCCAACCAGCATATACGGATTGAGAAAGTGGCTAGCGAAAAACAGACTTCATGCCAGTGCGGTTAGAAGGATTCCACAAGTTCCTTCAGCGCCTGGATCTGCATCCATCGGACCTCTCGGTCCACCTTCCCGCGCTTTTGCCGACCACTCCTCAATCCGGATTTCGACCAGAGTTGTGGCGGCTAAATGCTCTACCGGAGCTTTCTGATAATCCTTCCCCTCCTGTCGGCCCGGAAAGTATCTCTCAATAGCCTTTTTTAGGATTTCCGCTTTTTCTTCAATCAAATCGACCGCGCTTCCTCTTCCGAAACAAACCATAGAGCGATAGTTCATCGAGTGATATTTCGCGGACCGCGAATAGATCAGGCCATCCAGCAGAGTCACTTCAACGCAAACCTGTGCCCCACTTGCAAGGTGCTGCATCAATCGGCTGGTCTTTCCACCGTGAATGTAAATCCGGTCCGGCTTTGAAAGCTCATAAAAATAAGAAACCGGAATTACGTGCGGACGGTCCATTACCGTGAATCCGATATGAGCAACGAGTCCCTCCTGCAGAATGTTTGCGGCTTCCTGCGGAACGGCTCTCTCCGGATGCTGGATAATTTTTGATTCGGTAACCATGCCTCGATTCTAATAAACAGAATGGTACCTTTATAGGTCCATTTAATGCTATATTGATGGTACCACTTAGAAAATGAACATTTTTGGGCTGGATCCTCATTCTGCGAAACCACTCTACCGACAGCTATATCAGGAGCTTCGGTCAGCGGTCCTAGAAAAACGTCTCGTCGCAGGGCAGCGTTTACCATCGACCAGGGCTTTGGCATCTCAGTTGAAGATTTCGCGGAATACGGTTCTTAACGCGTACGAGCAATTGATAGCGGAAGGCTGCATTTACGGAAAAATCGGATCAGGGAACTATGTTGCAAACATTTCCGTTGCACCCGCTACCCAAGAAAGTAAAACGAGAAAAAGGATTTTGTCGAAGCGCGGTAAAATTCTGGCCGAAACAATGGTTTCGTTGCCATCAAAACACGGAGCAAAGTTTTCATTCAGACCGGGAACGCCTGCGCTGGAAATGTTTCCGTTTCCGCTTTGGGGCAAACTTCTTTCCAGGAGCTTGCGCCGGTTGAGAGCGCGTGATTTTCACTATGGCGACGCGCAGGGCTATCTCCCATTGCGCGAGGCAATCGCTGCCTATCTGAATCGAAGCCGGGGCGCGCGGTGTCAGGCTGATCGGGTATTGATCGTGAGCGGATCGCAACAGGCATTGGATTTGTGTTGCCGGGTATTCCTTGATGCTGCGGATACTGTATGGATGGAGGATCCGGGATACAAAGGCGCCCGCGCCGCGTTGAAAACGTCCGGAGCCCGCGTGATTTCTGTGCCGATTGATGAAGAAGGATTGCAATGGAAAGCGATCAAGAATTCACAGGCGCCGCGCTGCATCTACATTACTCCCTCTCATCAGTTTCCGCTGGGCATCACGATGTCCTTACAGCGGAGGCTTGCGCTTTTGGAATTCGCGCAGAAACAGAAAGCGTGGATTATTGAAGACGATTACGACAGCGAGTTTCGTTATGATGGGCGGCCTCTGGCGGCTTTGCAGGGCCTGGATCAAAATGATCGTGTTCTTTATATGGGAACATTCAGTAAAGTGATGTTCGCGGGGTTGAGACTGGGGTATCTCATCGTTCCATCCGATCTGGTTGGCGCCTTTGCAAATGCAAAGGCTGTTGCGGACCGTCATTCTCCCATCCTGGAACAGGCAGCGCTCGCAGAATTCATCAGTTCGGGCCGTTTCGAACGCCACATCCGGGAAATGCGCAGAGTGTATGCAAGAAGGCAAAAACAATTAGTTGACTCTGTCAACTATTTTTTGCGCAAGGATCTGCAGCTCCAGCCTGGCTCCGCCGGAATGCATTTAATCGGCTGGCTGCGAAAAGGCCTCAGCGACAAAGCGGTATCCCGCGAAGCAGCATTGCATGGGATCGAAGTTCCCGCGCTATCTTTTTACAGCGAAAGAGAGTTGGAGCGGGACGGTTTGTTGTTGGGCTATTCTGCATTGCCTCCCAATAGAATCGTGCAGGGGATTGAAGCTCTGGCGAATGTGATTGGGGGACTATAATGTTGCAATGCAGTGCGGCTGCGCTTTTATTCCGCCACAAATTTTTCAGCATATTGCGGCGATCGGAAATGCCCGTCAAAGGCAGTTTGCTTTTCTGAATCTCAGTGTGTCCGCTGAGTTGCGCGGAGAAAGAAAAGCTCTGTCGAATCTTTCTTCTCTACTCGCCGTGGCTCCCGGAGTGAAACGCAGAACCATCTATGACGCAAAAAATGGAATGGAATTGCCGGGGCGCCTGGTTCGGGCCGAAGGCGACGCGGCGATAAAAGATATCAGCGTGAATGAAGCTTACGATGGGACGGGGAAGGTGTATGACTTCTTTTACAAAGTGTTCGAACGAAATTCAATCGATGGAAATGGCCTGCAACTCGACAGCACTGTGCATTACCGGCGGAAGTTCAGCAACGCATTCTGGAACGGACAACAGATGGTTTTCGGAGATGGAGATGGTGAAATCTTCGCGCGGTTTACTCGCCCGATTGACATCATAGCGCATGAGCTGACCCATGGCATCACACAGTTTGAAGCGGGATTGCGCTACACGGAACAGACGGGCGCCTTGAATGAAAGTTTGTCGGATGTTTTTGGAATACTGGCGAAACAATATTTAAAGAAGCAGAGCGCAGAAGATGCAGACTGGATTGTGGGAACAGGTCTCTTCACAAAAAAAATCCATGGTGTTGGAATCCGTTCGCTGAAAGCTCCGGGAACAACGTACGACGATCCGTTGATCGGAAAAGATGAGCAACCGTGTCACATGGAAGACTATGTTCACACGACCGATGATAATGGTGGTGTCCATATTAATTCTGGCATACCGAACAAAGCTTTTTACAATTTGGCAGCTGCTTTGCGCGGAAATGCCTGGGAGACAGCGGGCCGCATCTGGTATGTGGCTGTGACGGAAAAGC is a genomic window containing:
- a CDS encoding acireductone dioxygenase — translated: MSLLKLFEEDNSKDCQEFTVFEEIAAKLREVRIHFERWTADRELTKDSTQEEILAAYDRPVRELMERCGFVTADVISVHPEMPNHPELRKKFLEEHTHSEDEARFFVDGCGLFYIHTNERVYAVLCERGDFIDVPAHTRHWFDMGPRPLLKAIRTFTTPEGWVADFTGSDIASRFPRFETLIAVPA
- a CDS encoding methylthioribulose 1-phosphate dehydratase; protein product: MTTNDLRSEIVRISHLFYERRWSLATSSNYSARVDPNTVLITASGLDKGKLTEGDLLLIDLEGNPREESSQKASAETYLHCELYKHDPEIGAVLHTHSVFATVLSSLRNLLSVHGYEMLKALRGISTHLHTEHIPVFPNDQDMRSLAQMVLPYLEKKPGVHGFLIAGHGLYCWGRDLAEALRHTEAFEFLLECEYRKLMINDKG
- a CDS encoding NfeD family protein, with product MMDAITWIWLIAGILLIATEFFLPGLVVCFLGLAAIIVAGLRWLGFFPGLMESFTVWFFTSIVLLLGLRHFLLRWIPSESTYSYTDEDVMALGSIVEVVQTVSDSNQQGRIRFAGTTWPAITREGTLLPGQKAKLLYRDNLVWVVESHQELSSSVEKES
- a CDS encoding paraslipin, translated to MFTTLITIPTLLLLFIVWKMFVVVPMREACIKERLGKFGGTLLPGFHFLIPFVDRIAYKHEMREQVIDVPPQVCITRDNVQVEVDGIVYFKVMDPVKASYGIGDYRLAGISLAQTTMRSEIGKLVLDDTFSEREKVNENIVREIDKASEPWGVKMIRYEIRNITPSKHMLETMEKQMEAERQKRAEITMALGQKESRINLSTGERQEAINLSEGEKQKRINEAVGKAKEIEILAEASARGIARIAAAIRKPGGKQAIKMRVLEQYIEEVGQIIRNANVTVVPQQMANMKAFFEGIGAITQGMSDHSTDDAIPAPPPLSSARARDIRRQS
- a CDS encoding paraslipin — its product is MNVFDFAVWGILALILVVKLVRSIRIVPTKSAYIVERLGKYSRTLGPGFHLLVPFFERVAYIQDLKEETINVPPQECFTTDNVQVEVDGVIYISVMDPVKASYGITDYRYGAIQMAQTTVRSIIGTLELDKTFEERDLINSKIVGVLNDVGMTWGILVHRYEVKNIVPPASVKNAMEQQMRAERERRALLAQSEGDKQSRVNNSEGLLQEAVNKSEGEMQKRINEAEGRAREIESIAGATAEAIEKLAAVITEEGGAEAVQLRLAQQYLHQLSGLAKPGTSVLLPADLMRLDHLLEDAGLKPKE
- the lepB gene encoding signal peptidase I, which encodes MSIAWKAKSAKFWQEWMKPLLVILIITSSFRSAIADWNDVPTGSMKPTIMEGDRIFVNKLAYDLKIPFTTSQVAHWNDPKRGEVVVLFSPFDGKRLVKRVVGLPGDKIELKDNQLYVNGKSVQYDSLDASVIREIPLEERSFFHFSTEDLSGRKHPVMITPGRPSLKSFDAIQVPANHYFVMGDNRDNSFDSRHFGPVNRGKIVGRAVGVSSPH
- a CDS encoding DinB family protein, which translates into the protein MKRFVLSILILTFSVFFADSSFGQETPSSGFRAEFLKQLDAVSEKIVELAEAVPAEKYSWRPSEGVRSISEVYVHIAAGNYFLMKFMGIQPPADFNRDMEKNITEKAQVIAAIKKSVEHLRQAALKTSDADLEKSVELFGQNTTYRDVFFTATMHLHEHLGQSIAYARMNGVVPPWSASN
- a CDS encoding MerR family transcriptional regulator, whose amino-acid sequence is MTGRTKEFLLSGELARLSGVSPDTIRYYERKGLIQRPERSQNRYRKYPVESLDRVRIIRSALAVGFTIAELSKIFQIRDRGGNPCHRVQQVAQEKLKAIEVQIKELIRAKQDLQSCVDEWESLLAHTGPGKRALLLEKLARKQNVQITPSSPLIPAGLKKKKEKRHE
- a CDS encoding amidohydrolase family protein, whose product is MIHSLRLLLLLTLAFTASAQEDSCLIDVHTHIGSFRGFEIGEKFLLENMNRYRVHYGLVSNLDGANLPRITKNLDELKTNLETVNFVKRHPEQFRGLFWARPKDGSASNLEKLLADENGIFVGVKFHPEFNQFNVEEERIQDYLKLCERYKLAAVFHSGRTGSNSDPQDIYALAREHPAVPFVLYHMGFFGPHDDAIRVAAEARKKQDAKIYLETSQADIGSVLTAIEQLGGAAVLFGTDATYFGRNHYGRYQELLKTLAEKLNSADYFRVTGGNAIRIFNLTELPKNRPCDDPQSEIAKMRGWPFALPRLQF
- a CDS encoding pyridoxamine 5'-phosphate oxidase family protein, with the protein product MVTESKIIQHPERAVPQEAANILQEGLVAHIGFTVMDRPHVIPVSYFYELSKPDRIYIHGGKTSRLMQHLASGAQVCVEVTLLDGLIYSRSAKYHSMNYRSMVCFGRGSAVDLIEEKAEILKKAIERYFPGRQEGKDYQKAPVEHLAATTLVEIRIEEWSAKAREGGPRGPMDADPGAEGTCGILLTALA
- a CDS encoding PLP-dependent aminotransferase family protein, encoding MNIFGLDPHSAKPLYRQLYQELRSAVLEKRLVAGQRLPSTRALASQLKISRNTVLNAYEQLIAEGCIYGKIGSGNYVANISVAPATQESKTRKRILSKRGKILAETMVSLPSKHGAKFSFRPGTPALEMFPFPLWGKLLSRSLRRLRARDFHYGDAQGYLPLREAIAAYLNRSRGARCQADRVLIVSGSQQALDLCCRVFLDAADTVWMEDPGYKGARAALKTSGARVISVPIDEEGLQWKAIKNSQAPRCIYITPSHQFPLGITMSLQRRLALLEFAQKQKAWIIEDDYDSEFRYDGRPLAALQGLDQNDRVLYMGTFSKVMFAGLRLGYLIVPSDLVGAFANAKAVADRHSPILEQAALAEFISSGRFERHIREMRRVYARRQKQLVDSVNYFLRKDLQLQPGSAGMHLIGWLRKGLSDKAVSREAALHGIEVPALSFYSERELERDGLLLGYSALPPNRIVQGIEALANVIGGL
- a CDS encoding M4 family metallopeptidase, producing MQCGCAFIPPQIFQHIAAIGNARQRQFAFLNLSVSAELRGERKALSNLSSLLAVAPGVKRRTIYDAKNGMELPGRLVRAEGDAAIKDISVNEAYDGTGKVYDFFYKVFERNSIDGNGLQLDSTVHYRRKFSNAFWNGQQMVFGDGDGEIFARFTRPIDIIAHELTHGITQFEAGLRYTEQTGALNESLSDVFGILAKQYLKKQSAEDADWIVGTGLFTKKIHGVGIRSLKAPGTTYDDPLIGKDEQPCHMEDYVHTTDDNGGVHINSGIPNKAFYNLAAALRGNAWETAGRIWYVAVTEKLGADTSFQEFADMTNEVAANLFGKRSKEQESVKSAWADVGIEVK